One stretch of Chloroflexota bacterium DNA includes these proteins:
- a CDS encoding ABC transporter ATP-binding protein, whose product MRILFRLLKSLNRYRWQLAGLVLLVLGVTATSLVAPSLIRRAIDEGLAQNNPDALVQVAWLIVGVGFLRALLSFARRYTAEWLINRTGYDFRNAMYDKIQRLSFSYHDSAQTGQLMSRCTEDISSLSRFVGQGAVELVHILLLLAGILILLVQSSVTLTLIGLTPILILTFVTVHLGRMVGPMFLRVDQSVGELSSTLQENLTGAQVVRAFAREEFEKHKFSKANQRWYDAQVHLMSTWGFYMPTMMILIMFPTALILWFGGQMVIAGELTIGELVAFNAYLVLLALPVQDLGFVVNSAGEAIAGGQRLFEVLDVDEEIKSPANAIAAPTLTGRVTFDAVTFSYRGTRDALTDVSFEAQPNQIIALIGPTGSGKTTLVNLIPRFYDATSGAVRVDGLDIKTLELKSLRSQIGIVLQTSLLFSSSIRDNIAYGRLDASEDDVIAAAQAARAHDFITGFAKGYETIVGERGVTLSGGQRQRIAIARALLMNPRVLILDDSTSSVDTQTEYLIQQALSELMKNRTTFVIAQRLSTVKRADQIFVLDGGRIVQRGRHTELLEQGGLYKQIYDLQLRDQEQFAREMMFLDGSEVEIPNSKFKIRESAGMANGE is encoded by the coding sequence ATGCGTATCCTCTTTCGTCTGCTCAAATCACTCAATCGGTACCGTTGGCAACTTGCCGGGCTAGTCCTGCTCGTCTTGGGCGTCACCGCGACCTCGCTCGTCGCGCCGTCGTTGATTCGCCGCGCGATTGATGAAGGGTTGGCGCAGAACAATCCCGACGCGCTCGTTCAAGTTGCATGGCTGATTGTCGGCGTGGGGTTTCTGCGCGCGCTGTTGAGTTTTGCGCGCCGCTACACCGCCGAGTGGCTGATCAATCGCACCGGCTATGATTTTCGCAACGCGATGTACGACAAGATTCAGCGGCTCTCGTTCAGTTATCACGACTCGGCGCAAACCGGGCAACTGATGAGCCGGTGCACCGAGGACATTAGTTCGCTGTCGCGTTTTGTCGGACAGGGCGCGGTCGAACTGGTGCACATTCTCCTGCTTCTCGCCGGCATTCTCATTCTGTTAGTTCAAAGCAGTGTGACGTTGACGCTGATTGGACTCACGCCGATTTTGATTTTGACATTCGTTACCGTTCACCTCGGTCGCATGGTGGGACCGATGTTTTTGCGCGTGGATCAATCGGTCGGCGAGCTTTCATCTACGTTGCAAGAAAACTTGACCGGCGCACAGGTCGTGCGCGCCTTCGCGCGTGAAGAATTCGAGAAGCACAAATTCAGTAAGGCGAATCAGCGGTGGTACGATGCCCAGGTTCACTTGATGAGCACCTGGGGCTTTTACATGCCCACGATGATGATCCTGATCATGTTCCCGACCGCGCTGATTTTGTGGTTCGGCGGACAAATGGTCATCGCCGGCGAGTTGACGATTGGCGAACTCGTCGCGTTCAACGCTTACCTGGTGCTCCTCGCGCTCCCCGTGCAAGACCTGGGATTTGTCGTCAACTCGGCGGGCGAAGCGATTGCGGGCGGGCAACGTTTGTTTGAAGTGCTCGACGTGGACGAGGAGATCAAATCGCCGGCGAACGCGATTGCCGCGCCAACACTCACCGGTCGCGTGACGTTCGACGCGGTGACGTTCTCGTATCGCGGCACGCGCGACGCACTCACCGACGTGTCGTTCGAGGCGCAACCGAATCAGATCATCGCGTTGATCGGTCCGACGGGCAGCGGCAAGACGACGCTCGTCAATCTGATCCCGCGTTTCTACGATGCGACGAGCGGTGCTGTTCGCGTGGATGGTCTCGATATCAAGACGCTGGAATTGAAATCGCTCCGTTCGCAGATCGGCATCGTTCTGCAAACGTCGTTGTTGTTCTCGTCTTCGATTCGCGATAACATTGCGTACGGGCGACTCGACGCGAGCGAGGACGACGTGATCGCGGCGGCGCAGGCGGCGCGCGCACACGATTTCATCACCGGGTTTGCGAAGGGGTACGAGACGATTGTGGGCGAGCGCGGCGTCACGCTGTCGGGCGGGCAACGCCAGCGCATCGCGATTGCGCGCGCGTTGCTGATGAATCCGCGTGTCCTGATTCTCGACGATTCGACTTCGTCGGTGGACACGCAGACCGAGTACCTCATTCAGCAGGCGTTGTCCGAGTTGATGAAGAACCGCACGACGTTCGTCATCGCGCAACGGCTCTCGACGGTCAAGCGCGCGGATCAGATTTTCGTGCTCGATGGCGGGCGGATCGTTCAGCGCGGCAGGCACACGGAATTGTTGGAGCAGGGCGGGTTGTACAAACAGATTTACGATTTGCAACTGCGCGATCAAGAACAGTTTGCGCGCGAGATGATGTTTCTGGATGGGAG